The Candidatus Thorarchaeota archaeon genome includes the window TCCACCAAACATGCGTAGAAGTGGAGAGGGACACGAACGGGTGCGGGAGGCGAAGGAACGTAGACTGCGGTGAACGTGCCGAGTGTGCCTGTCTTCTCTTGTTCCTTCAGCACCCAAAAGAGATGGGTCTTGCCCATCCCGGCGCTGCCCAAGACGGGCTGTAGTCTTGGTGTGCCGTCGCTTCTTGTCATCCGGATAGCCCGTGCAATTGCCATGTCGGCATCCTCATGAGGCCCGGGGATGTCAATGCTGTCTGGCTGGTCGCCTCTCGAAACGTATCGCTTCAGAGGAGGGTCATCTTTCATAGTTTCAATGTAGATCTCGCGGTCAAAGCTTCCACTGTCACCTGAGAACTCATCATCGGTCATAGCAATGTGACTCCTTGGGACGTGTACTGAGCGTGGAGCATACCATTATAGCCTTGATGCTGCTCGGCGCACAGCGATACTACGGCCGCCATGCCACTGTGGCAGGCAGCAGCAAACGATGCTCGGTGGCGACGTCTCATCAACTGAGTTGGACAGTCTTCGTCTCCGGTGGTGCGCTCGTGCGACAGCCACTGCACGCATTCCACGGCCCTGCGTGAAGAGTCGAGGGGGTGTCTTGAAGAGAAGAGACTCTGTCAGTGGTACGTATGAATCCTTCGAGTCAAACGAGTCTGTTGCAGAACTGATGTAATACTCGGGAAGAGAGAATGTGGTGTGATGGCCGTTGAGCTACAATGGACCTGACGTACGATCAGGGCCATGACATGTGTTCCTGAGAGGCATCGCCTATGACGCACAGCGACCACTCCATCTCTTCTGGGTGAACAGATGAGTTATGCAACAGATCCCCATTCCACAACATACTTAAAAGGCGTCCATCAACAGCTGCTTATAAGCGACCTTATATAGGGTCACCTATCTCGCATATAAACCGCCCATATAAACACGAGGGAGTCACAGGACATGCCAAGACCCAAGCCAAAGACGAAGATTGAGAATGTTGTGGCCTCAGTGATACTCAAGCAGCGACTCGACCTAGACGAGATAGCCGCCACGATGCCGAATGTGGAGTTCGACCCTGAGCAATTCCCCGGTCTGGTCTACAGGCTCAAGAAGCCCAAGACAGCAACGCTGATCTTCAACAGCGGCAAGATGGTCTGTACTGGTGCCAAGTCCGAGAAGGAAGCAAGAAGGGCTGTACACAAGATTGTGAAGAACATCAGGGAAGCTGGCATAGAAATCAGCGGCAAGCCTCTGATTGTCGTCCAGAACATTGTCGCAAGCGCCAGCCTCGGCGCAGAACTCAATCTGGAACTCGCCGCGATGAAACTGGAAAACACCCTGTATGAGCCGGAGCAGTTCCCCGGTCTGATCTACCGAATGCGAGACCCCAAAGTTGTCATCCTCCTGTTCGGAAGCGGCAAGCTGGTCA containing:
- a CDS encoding TATA-box-binding protein encodes the protein MPRPKPKTKIENVVASVILKQRLDLDEIAATMPNVEFDPEQFPGLVYRLKKPKTATLIFNSGKMVCTGAKSEKEARRAVHKIVKNIREAGIEISGKPLIVVQNIVASASLGAELNLELAAMKLENTLYEPEQFPGLIYRMRDPKVVILLFGSGKLVITGAKFEPQIDEAAEKVMDRLLQLGVMRIPEGEDWGQRAEDEDEEEQEGEELEEDEEDKEDDEDYEDEEDEDEYIHEG